The Flavobacterium sp. 102 genomic interval CGGCTTTTTGGGTTCCAAAATTGATTTGTATATAGTGGAAAGTTTGGAGAGCAAAACCATTACAGCCGAATACCAAATCATCAATAGTCTGCTGGTCTTTTGCATGTCGATTACGGCTTTGCTTTATGCTCCTTTTACCAAATTACTCTATCGCAACACTGACCAAATAGTCGATAAAACAAAAAATATTTTGGCCTATATAGGTTTAATCATTGTTCCGGTTTCGTTATTGATTATTTATTTTATCCTTGAATTGTACCTAAAAGTAAATTTGGAATTTTACTTCTATCTCATTGCTTTCGCCTATGTATATCCGTGTTACGTTTACGGATTGGATATTATCAATCTGTTCAAACGACACAAGGAGACGTCGGTAGTTTTCATACTCACAACCGGAGTAGTTTTGAATAGTCTTTTAAGCGCTTGTTTTTTGTATTTGGACTATGGAATAGTTGGCGCACTATCAGGAAGCGCAATAGCGCAATTAGTTATTTTGGGACTAATCAAGCTAAAAAACGATAAAATAAATTAAAGGATTACAATTTCTTCGTAGAATCCCTTTGTCTTAATTCGGTTTTGATGGTTGTCGTCGTAAACGTGAAAGTTTCCTCTTCGCTTTCCAATTTGTCAATTAACAATTGGGCAGCGACTTCTCCAATTTCCGGGCCGTGTTGGCTCACCGTTGACAAACTTGGTGTCATTCTTCGTGACCATACACCATCTGCAAAACCTATTATCGATAAATCTTTCGGGATTTTATAACCATTTTGAATTCCGAGTTTCATTGCTGTAACCGAAGCGTGTTCATCTAGAGCAAAAACCCCATCGGGTTTGTTTTTGATAAAAAAGCCTCCAATTTTTGAATTGAATTCTTCGTTATTATTGGTCAGAATCACTAAATTTTCATCCACTTTTAAACCGTGATTCTCCAACGCTTTATAAAAACCTTGTGCTCTTAATTTTCCAACACTCAGATTATCAATAGCGGAAAGCAAAGCAATTTTTTTACAACCGGTTTTGATCAAATGTTCCATCGCGTTTACCGCCGAGTCTAAATCGTCTACGATAACTTTGTCACAATTCACCTCATCGGCAATTCGGTCAAACATTACGATGGGCGTTCCTTCGTTTATAATTGAGGTAAAATGCCCAAACTTTTGTAACTTTTGAGATTCTTCAGCAATCGAAAGGATAAAACCGTCAATGGTTCCGTTGCTCAACATTTCTAAAGCATTGATTTCTTTTTCCAAGGATTCATTCGAAATACAGGTAATCAATTTATATCCTTTTTCATCGGCTACTTTTTCGATACCGCTAAACACTTTAGCAAAAAATGAGTTCAAGATGTTCGGAATAATCACACCAATGGTTTTGGTTCTTCTGTTTTTAAGGTTCAGACCAATAACATTAGGCTTGTAATTTTTTAGCTTGGCATATTCTTGCACGCGTTGCTTGGTGGGTTCACTGATTTCCGGACTTCCGTTTAAGGCTTTTGAAACGGTGGAAACTGAAACGCCTAACTCTTTGGCAATTTGTTTTAGGGTGGCTTTCGATTTCATTTTATCTTGGTTAAAGTGTAAAAATAGTAAAATTTCTTCTGCAACCTCTCAAAGAAGAATGAAAGTTAGCTGTAAAACATCAAAATTTTCAAGACAAATTGCCTTAAAAACGAGCTGTTTTTGCTGCGCTAAGTCTATTCATTTAAAGGATTTTAAGCAAAATTAGTGGCTTTGTAAAAAAATTTGAAAAATGGTATTTGCTTTTATAATAATTAATTGTACTTTTGCACTCCCTTTATTGGGAATGGAATGTTTAATTAAAAAAATATTATGGACGCATTAAGCTACAAGACACAATCTACTACCAAGGCCACTTCTGGAAAAGAGTGGATCATCGTAGATGCTGAAGGTCATAACTTAGGTCGTTTTGCTTCAAAAGTTGCGATGCTTTTAAGAGGTAAATACAAGCCGAGTTATACACCTCACGTCGACTGTGGAGATAACGTAATTGTTATCAACGCAGAGAAAATCAACCTTACCGGTAACAAACTTGACGACAAGACTTACATTCGTCACACAGGTTATCCAGGAGGACAAAGAACTTTGACTGCAAAAGTTTTGCAATCAAAAAATCCTGCTTTGCTAGTGGAGAAAGCAGTGAAAGGAATGTTACCTAAGAACAAATTAGGAGCAGAACTTTTCAGAAATCTAAATGTTGTTGTAGGAACTGAGCACAAACAAGGTGCACAAAAACCTAAAACAGTTAACCTAAACGATCTTAAGTAATGGGAGTTATTCACAAAATCGGTAGAAGAAAATGTGCTGTGGCACGTGTTTATGTTTCAGAAGGAACAGGAAAAATCACCGTTAACAAAAGAGAATTCAACAACTACTTCCCAACAGCTACTTTACAGTACAAAGTATTACAGCCAATGTCTATGACAAACAACGCTGACAACTTTGACGTAAAAGTAAATGTATACGGTGGTGGTTCAACTGGCCAAGCAGAAGCTGTGAGAATGGCAATTGCTAGAGCTATGTGTGAAGTGGAAGCTGAAAACAGAAGCATCCTAAAACCAGAAGGATTACTAACAAGAGATCCAAGAATGGTAGAACGTAAAAAATTCGGTCAGAAAAAAGCGAGAAAGAGATTCCAATTCTCGAAACGTTAATATTCGGTATTTACCGCAATATATTTTCAGATTATTTTTTACAATTAAATTAGAATTTAAAACAAAGTTGTCGATATTCCTTGTAAAAAGGGAATTAGTTTAGCATCGAAATGCAGTACAAAGTCTTAATTTATTAAGCGAAAAAGGTGACGCATTGCTATAACACGGAACG includes:
- a CDS encoding LacI family DNA-binding transcriptional regulator — protein: MKSKATLKQIAKELGVSVSTVSKALNGSPEISEPTKQRVQEYAKLKNYKPNVIGLNLKNRRTKTIGVIIPNILNSFFAKVFSGIEKVADEKGYKLITCISNESLEKEINALEMLSNGTIDGFILSIAEESQKLQKFGHFTSIINEGTPIVMFDRIADEVNCDKVIVDDLDSAVNAMEHLIKTGCKKIALLSAIDNLSVGKLRAQGFYKALENHGLKVDENLVILTNNNEEFNSKIGGFFIKNKPDGVFALDEHASVTAMKLGIQNGYKIPKDLSIIGFADGVWSRRMTPSLSTVSQHGPEIGEVAAQLLIDKLESEEETFTFTTTTIKTELRQRDSTKKL
- the rplM gene encoding 50S ribosomal protein L13, giving the protein MDALSYKTQSTTKATSGKEWIIVDAEGHNLGRFASKVAMLLRGKYKPSYTPHVDCGDNVIVINAEKINLTGNKLDDKTYIRHTGYPGGQRTLTAKVLQSKNPALLVEKAVKGMLPKNKLGAELFRNLNVVVGTEHKQGAQKPKTVNLNDLK
- the rpsI gene encoding 30S ribosomal protein S9, translated to MGVIHKIGRRKCAVARVYVSEGTGKITVNKREFNNYFPTATLQYKVLQPMSMTNNADNFDVKVNVYGGGSTGQAEAVRMAIARAMCEVEAENRSILKPEGLLTRDPRMVERKKFGQKKARKRFQFSKR